The DNA segment aaaaaaaataaagtcaaacAACATCACAATATATTATACAATGTAACAAAGTCAAGAAAAATGATTGAAACATCACTTAAATATTTGATAGTTActtatctcttttttttgatCACTATAATGGAAGTAATTCTTTGTATTTATAATCAACAAAGAACTATTTTTTTAGTTGTTACAAAATTCATCATTTTATGATTTTCATTATGAATGTAACCAAATATATGTTAATTTAATATGAGTACAGAAATTAGACAAAATGTTCGAGCATCCCATAATTGTGCTCGAAATTTTCAAGAAGATGGAACAATAATTCGAACTCCACTACCAGTCCCAAGGACATGTCATTACTGTAGCGCACGTCTATTTCACCATGAGACGTTCGAGATGTGCTGTAATAGGGGAAAAGTCTCTCTTCCCCGAGTAAATGCTCCTCAGGAATTGCTTGAAATCTTCTTGGACCCCTCTGCAGAAGGAAACCATTTTAGAAAACATATTCGTGGATACAATCATGTATTTTCCTTCACTTCATGTGGTGTGCACATAGACGAACAACTGGCTATAACAGGTCGTGGTATATATACATTTCGTGCTCAAGGCTCAATATATCACAGTATAGGAGGATTTCATCCGGATCAGGGCACGCGGCCACGGTTTTTGCAACTGTACATATATGATACTGATCACGAGTTGCAGAATAGGATGCTGGAGAACACACAACTACATGAAACATTAGTTTTCAAGTTACAACAATTGCTACACCGGTATAATCCTTTTCTCCATGTGTTTCGCCAGCTTGCACAACGGTCAGATGTACATGAGTGTAGTTTGGTCATTAGAGAGGGACCTGCTAATCAGCCACAATATAGTCTTCCAACTGCGTCGCAGGTAGCAGCCATAATTGTTGGTGATGACATTGAAACAATGATTCGTGGGCGATATATTAAGGTGCAAACTCATGCTGGTAGCCTACGAAGGATTCAGGAATTCGTTGGCTATTACGATCCACTACAATGTCCTCTTCTTTTTCCATTTGGAACTCATGGATGGGATATCAATACCCGAAGTCAAAGTGGCGGCAAAGTATCATGCCGAACATATAATAGTTATATGCTCCAGGTACAAATCTCCATTTCCTACACAGTATAGACTTCAATAAAATTATGCCGAAAAATTGATCAATGTATCTAATCTTTTTtgcaaattctaaaaaatttgtaGATCCGCCCCGATGATCATTCCACCGTATTGCAAGCAGGACGACTACTACAACAATATATTGTTGATaactatgtgaaaattgaaaCCGGAAAGTTAAGATGGGTTCGAAATAGACAGAAGAAATTACGGGCTGAATTATACCAAGGTTTACAAGATGCTTTGCACACAGGAGAAACTAATGCAGGTAAACATTGTTGTATCTAATTGCTACTTCAAAAATCATTAAGAATTAcccaaaataattattaaaactaataatatttctctATATATTTGTCTTCAGAAAatgttggaagaaaaagaacaatatTACCGTCGTCGTTCATTGGTAGCCGTCGCGACATGACCAAACGATATGAAGATGGAATGGCGATTGTTCTTAAAGAGGGAAAGCCAGATATTTTTCTCACAATGACATGCAATCCATCTTGGACTGAAATAACTTCAGAACTCAACCCAGTTCAAACTCCACAAGATCGTCCAGATCTAACAACAAGAATTTTTCGAGCCAAATTTGAACAGCTGAAAGAGGATGTAATTACTAAGGGTGTCTTGGGAAAGGTGAAGAGCTATATTTATGTCACTGAGTTTCAAAAAAGAGGGTTGCCACATGTACATATGTTGCTAATCTTAGAAAACAATGACAAGTTAATTGACCCGGAGCATTATGATAGTTTGGTACGTGCAGAGATACCATCTAAAGAAGTAGAACCACACCTACATGATGCTGTGCTAAAACATATGATTCATGGTCCTTGCGGTACACTTGATCAATCTTCACCCTGCATGAAAAATGGCAAATGTAAACGTAACTACCCAAAAGAGTTCGCAGCAGAAACACGAAGAGGTGACGACTCATATCCGCAATATAGGCGACGATTCGACACTCCAGTACAAATTAACCAAAATGTCACGGTTGACAATAGATGGGTAGTTCCGTACAACCCTTGGCTACTACTAAAGTATGATTACCATATTAATGTTGAGACATGTAGTAGCATCAAGAGTATAAAATATCTCTACAAATATTCGTCGGCGCAAGACACAGAGGAGATCCATCGGTAGAATTTATACTGTATCACCTTCAGAAGGAGAAAAATTCTATTTGCGTATTCTATTATCTAATGTCAGAGGACCAATCAGTTGGGATGACTTGCTAACAGTGAATGGGATCCAATATTCGTCCTTCAAGCAATCTGCTCAACATCGAGGATTGTTAGAGAGTGACAGTAGCATCCGTGAATGTTTGGTTGAGGCATCTGTTTTACGATTGCCATGTGCTTTACGaaggttgtttgcaaccatcttAATATTTTGTGAGCCTACAGATGTAAGAAGCTTATGGGatgaatttttttcatatatggTGGATGATTATCCGTCAACCAGCACCACAACAGCCTTAGTGTTCACAAATCGGCTACTCAGGGATATAAATGATATACTCCTTCAGCACAGAAAACATATTACACAATACGATTTGCCAGCTTTAACTCATGAAAATGACAATGACAACTCGATACCCAGAGTTATCCAAGAAGAACTGTCTGTCGAAGTACCCCGGGAAGACCTGTGTTCCGTAACAAGATTGAACAATGACCAGTCTAAAGCTTTCAAGTGCATTATGAATACAATTGATCGAAGAGAAAGTGGAGTGTTCTTTGTTGATGGGCCAGGAGGAGCAGGCAAAACATTTTTTTACAAAGCTATAATTGCATAATTGAGAAATAAGGGTCATATTGTCTTGGTAACTGCATCATCAGGAATAGCCGCAACATTATTGCCTGGGGGTCGAACAGCTCATTCTAGGTTTAAGATCCCAATTAATGCAGAACCATCATCCATTTGCAACATAAGCAAACAATCAGATCTTGCAAAGCTGATTAGACAAACAACGGCAATCATCTGGGATGAAGCACCTATGGCAAATAAAGAATCGGCGCAATCATTAGACCACACTCTGAGAGATATATTAGCAAACGATATGCCATTTGGAGGAAAAGTGATGGTGATGAGAGGAGATTTCCGCCAAGTACTGCCTGTGGTACCGAAAGGTAGTAAGTCACAAATGATTTCAGCTTCTATAGTTAAGTCTCAATTATGGGCTTCCACTAAAATTCTCCATTTGCGACAGAATATGCGATCTTCTAATGATCATGTTTTTGCTGAGTACCTTATGCGCATTGGTGATGGAATTGAACCCACCATACATGAAGACTTTGTACGAATACAAGCAAATATGGCAATTCCGTGGGAGGGTGAAACATCGTTACACAAGTTAATAGAAGAAATATTTCCAAACTTACAATCTCATGGGTGGGACGCTTCTTACATGGTAGAAAGGGCAATATTGACGCCAAAAAATCATGATGTGCAATAGCTTAATGATATAATTATCAACCAATTTCCAAGAGAAGAACGAAATTTAGTCTCATTTGATGAAGTAGAAGGAGATGctaataatttatatcaataagAATATCTTAACTCAGTTTCTACAGGCGGGTTGCCACCTCATGTGTTGAAGGTAAAAAGAGGTGCACCTTTGATGTTATTGAGAAACATAGACCCTAAGGCCGGCTTATGCAATGGTACAAGGTTACTATGTCGTGGAACTTTTCAAAACATGTTGGACGTAGAAATTTTAACCGGTCATCACTGTGGAAGAAGAGCTTTCTTGCCTCagataaaacacaaaacaacagAAAATTCAGGACTGCCATTTATACTTATCCGGAAGCAATTTCCTGTAAGGTTGAGTTTTGCAATAACAATAAACAAATCACAAGGACAGACAATTCCTAAAGTAGGGATCTATCTCCCTAAACATGTATTTAGCCATGGCCAATTATATGTTGCTCTGTCTCGAAGTATTTCTCAGTCAACTACAAAAATTTTAGtcaaagaaggaaaaatagatGGAACACGTGGTGAATTTACCAGAAATGTAGTTTTCAAAGAAATATTGTTACCTTCCCCACAGGTAATTTATGTTCTTAGTAAGTGTGTGTATTTACTTCTTGGTACAATTCAGTCTacatataattttaatctttaaatctttttcattgaTATATATATCTATGTATACAAACTTTAATTTATTGAGGATTAAcgactaataattttttaatagacaatttgatttcaaaggagctcatcaatataTGCCAGGAGATAAAGACAACCAACTTGAACATTTGTTTTATGCAACAGGTACGTACTAATTATCATTAACTAAgacatactatatatatactaGAAATATATTAACAAATATCAATTACAGGAAGAAGGATTCCAAAATCTCTGGAGTGCATGGAAAGATGAGCAAGCAATTGCATCAATCCAACCAATAGAcaataaagtaattttttaaattaattactatcAAAATTGCATTCAATATACATACTTCTATTTCTATGTTAGTAATCATAATCATATGTTATCTAATAGGTTCATTCCCTTCAAATTATTCTATTGGCTAGGGAGGAACGGTTAAAACAGACAAGACCTAATTCTGGAAGATGATAAAAAAGGAAATATTGCTCCAACAACATACAAGGTAACACAATCATCGTAATCAGAATGTTATTGATATGCCTATTATCTATCCCCTTCTATGTTCTTCTTTTACTAATAAAATATGAAGGAAAAAAGTATATGCCTAAAATATTAAAAGGTTACTCTGAGATTGTAACGGAGATTATGTTTCTCATGTTGaataaagttacaaaaaataattttaaactacggagaataaattaaacatttttctttttccagcAACAAACTCATAGGAGCGGAATCAACTGATGTTAGTGAAGAACAACATTGCAGGTACCTATCATTAGATTAAGAAACCACCCAAAATAGAGGTAATATCGGATACTTATAGATTTGAATGCTCTACAGAGGGTTTAATGGCTTCTTTTGTTGTGCATGTGTAGGAAATCCAacctcaaacaagaaatttcaattttgcaggttttatattttttattgttaacttTTCGTTCAAATATAATGAAATTTGTATTGGCATATggtatattttattgatttctaaattttgtagTTCTTCAAGGCTCAAGAATCTATTGATAAGGAGATGTATGAGGAATTGCTAAAGATTTTTTCTCGGTACAAATTCAGAAATTACTTTAGATTTATCTTAATGTTTTTAGTTATAGTTTGATATATAATCACAAAAAAAAgacataattatttttcttctttacaCTTTTTGTAGGCACAAGAAAGATTCTTCAAATACAGATCTGTACTTTGGTTTAccacataaaaaaaaaggtccctaaacaaagaaaaaaaagtgactTTTAAATATggctcattttttgtaaacaatcgtatttttctatttatttttatgacttTGAGTTAGatagaagaagataaaataatattgtaataattattttatatgaattatGTTATTTGTAGATTTGTAGATAGGTGATGTATGTGTTCATTATAATTAAATCATTTTCATATTGTTATTGTTTATAGATAGGTAatatatgattattttaatttgaacatctttatattatcattaattattctatattattatttttatgttattcgaatttaaaattttaaaattcattgaaataattaactttaaatCTCATAAAAAAAGCGGTTGAACAGGCACGGTAGTGCCTGTTGAGCCGCTAGTTTGTGTAAAACTACTAGTCTGGATCATAACCTAATAGACAAGACCAATGCTTAAGCCAAAAAATAATGACAAGcctaatagtaaaaaattttaataataaagatGAAAGAATCCAACTAAATTTCTAACCAATTAAAACCAACTTGGTTGTTCGAATGATCAgttcactcgtccgcttaagcaagtgtc comes from the Arachis duranensis cultivar V14167 chromosome 7, aradu.V14167.gnm2.J7QH, whole genome shotgun sequence genome and includes:
- the LOC110273553 gene encoding uncharacterized protein LOC110273553; amino-acid sequence: MATPLQDITNIPPQQYSISDTHNNTGAGSSNIPNDPNMEIRQNVRASHNCARNFQEDGTIIRTPLPVPRTCHYCSARLFHHETFEMCCNRGKVSLPRVNAPQELLEIFLDPSAEGNHFRKHIRGYNHVFSFTSCGVHIDEQLAITGRGIYTFRLAQRSDVHECSLVIREGPANQPQYSLPTASQVAAIIVGDDIETMIRGRYIKVQTHAGSLRRIQEFVGYYDPLQCPLLFPFGTHGWDINTRSQSGGKVSCRTYNSYMLQIRPDDHSTVLQAGRLLQQYIVDNYVKIETGKLRWVRNRQKKLRAELYQGLQDALHTGETNAENVGRKRTILPSSFIGSRRDMTKRYEDGMAIVLKEGKPDIFLTMTCNPSWTEITSELNPVQTPQDRPDLTTRIFRAKFEQLKEDVITKGVLGKVKSYIYVTEFQKRGLPHVHMLLILENNDKLIDPEHYDSLVRAEIPSKEVEPHLHDAVLKHMIHGPCGTLDQSSPCMKNGKCKRNYPKEFAAETRRGDDSYPQYRRRFDTPVQINQNVTVDNRWVVPYNPWLLLKYDYHINVETCSSIKSIKYLYKYSSAQDTEEIHR